Genomic DNA from Theobroma cacao cultivar B97-61/B2 chromosome 3, Criollo_cocoa_genome_V2, whole genome shotgun sequence:
tttttaaaattaatcacaaaaattaaatacaaaataaacaattcaacCAAGAAGCAATCTCCgaataaaaaacttaattgttcacaaaaatctaaacaaaaaaaaaacacaactaatttgtaagaaaacaatcaagcaatctttaaataaataagtaataactaACTTTGGATGTCTAATCAAATtgctttcaacaaaaaaatagttaaGACAGTAAATcctaaatcaaaatatcaagtataaattattaaataaataaataagtgaaagttaaaaatgttaaaaataaaataagtaaataaaccAATTTGATCNaaaaaataaaaaaaaagtattttttttgcTTCTACAATATtggtaaaaaagaaaagagagtaAGTGGTGGTTGTGAAGTTTTGAAAAGGTGAggtttgaaaataattatattgcaattggttttattattattattatttttttttaaaaaaaaaaatgcaattgattttattttaatcctttttaaattagttgttGACTAGTTGTTGTGGGATATTtcactaaataaaaaattattatagaagtaaaattataaaatttcaaaaaaatatgttagaaaattttgaaagtttttgtAAGGACgaaattatcaaatatttaaaaaataaaaacaagttataaaaatttaaaaatgattggaagggtgaaattataaaaaaatttaaaataaaaataaattaaaaaaataaaaattatcgGAGGGGCGGGAGCCCCACTAGGCCCCCCTTTCCAGCGTCTCTGGTTGTGTTCACTGTTCAATTTGAAACGGAGATTAGTTGTACCGGGCTTTCTGTCATCGATCAATGTGTCTGACATGATTTCGTGAGGACAAAAATTAAAGTCGTGTTTAACCATGTAAATTCGTTAGCTGTCGGTGTTTGTCTGTCGGTGACTTAAGCGTCGCCAGATGCAATATGGAATATGTTTTTTTACTCCATGAAGGCAAAAGTTTGATCTGTTCTACTACTAAAAAGAATGgttttaattagaattaattaTCCTACTTTTGCAGGTGAAAtgacttttatatatttagatTACCTGCAGGCTTCTTCATATATGAATGTTGTGTttttgccttttctttttgataagCGAATATTGTTTTTGGCTAAATCAAAAGTATTTATTATGTAACAAGAATtaagttatgaaattaataaacatTTAACAAAACAAAGGACAGAGTTCTATACACATTCAAAactaaattgataaaaaatcGTCTAAACTaaagatgaaaataaagaCCAAACATCAAAAGAGTTACAACATCATCCCCTTAACACTTGTTACAAAAAGAACTCCAAAATACTTCAACCAAAACACCCAGAAATCTTCAATTCTCCTTTGCttgtataatataataatactaataatacTATCCATTGAATTCACATATTAGTGTAATGGAAGCAGCTGGAACCATTATTCATGTGACAGCAAATCAAGCAGAGGTCGTCATCAATATGAAGTTATGATACAAAGTCGTGCATGACTTGATGAATTTATCGGTAGGGCAACACGAGATTCGCTTATTTCACAGCTCACGCCTATCCAAATCCAAAAACAGGTGCCTAACCGGGAAACCGCCTGCACAGCTCAACGCCGGTCCGGAGGCCGTTGCTTCCCTAGCTAGTTGAATTCGGCACATAGTTATTGGGTTTGGGTGGCACCTTGCATGTGACAAAAATGAGACTATTAGAAAAATATCATCAAGGCTTTAAAATATCCTTGGTAGACTTTGATTTGCCATAAAATTTGTCAACCCTATATTAAAGTAATTGTCCAAGTCCCTTTCTCCCACCTCCCTACTTGCTAATTTATCGCATTAATCTGCTGTGTTTCGTCTAAGAAGACAATTTTCTACTGAAAGAGATGTGAGGGGGGGTGGCCAAAGACAATTGCGTGCACACGTACCTTAATTAAGCAATTCCCGTGCATTTGGTGATAAGAAAATCATATAATGAACGTGggaattaataaattaatgcCAAAGTTCAACTTGGTTCCCTTTTGTTTATCTCCTATTGCGTCATACTTGGGCTTGTTCCGTTCATAGTTTAATTATTTGGTGTTTATCTTTTGAGCATGACTTGTCTTAGTAATCAACAGTCGGTTCTCTCCTTaattagtttaagtttgaaaaatcATTTGTCCATTCTTTCCCTTTCGACAAATCTAGCTCTCCCTCCAAGAGATGGATAAATTATCATATAATTAAACTATGATGCTTCTCTTAAATCCTCCtcaaacattaaatttttattctttttgagATTCACACGTCATATAAGCACCATATGGGACAAAAGTTGAAGATACATATACATTATATTAACTTGTTGATTGTATAGCAATTTTCTAGCctttaaataattcatatttttcttcaaaggGAACAGTTCCacctaattattattattatatatatatgatttccGTATTAAACTTTGATTATAATTCCTTGTGCTTATCACACAACTTTATACGCTTGTGATGGCTAGAGATGATTAACTTCTCTTATGTTCCACCTTGAATGGTTATTCTATAACTCGTTCTAAAAACttggaaaattttagaattagCTGCCCTCTATGTGCCATGACCCATGAGACAATCAGattcttcttttgtttgagTTAAATTTGTCAAGTGACCTAACTCTGTTGAATTGAATCAAACTTACTTTTGGCagaaaatgagtttgaatttAAGGCACATAAGACTTCAAAATAAGGAGCATTGTTTGGATAAGGAGGCGTTAGGAAGGGTGGGTTGGCAATCCCTGGAAGTTGGGCCAGAGCCTTGTTGGTTCTTACACTAAATCTAATGCACATGGCCCAACTCTATTGGAGCCTTCGTTTTGTACTGATCAACCAATGATCTTCAATGTCGCATTCTCCTTTTTAGAAGGACTGATGTGTTGTATCTGTATCATCGCAGAGTTGGGCCAGTGCTAGTTCAAAGTGTGATGGACTAACACCGTGGACCAAACACGTCCTAAACCCTAATCCAATAGTCATCGCTTCACCACCCTTAAACCCTCAGCAGAACCCTCAAATTATCGCCACTGAAATCCCCCCATTTCCGTTTTCCCCaatcaacaaaacagaaaCCCTTGGCTTTCCTCTCTTTCGCCTCACAGAAATGGCTCTCTCCAAGCCAACCTTTCTCACGCATCTTCAAAATTTAGCCAAACGCCACCACCGTTCGCCTCCCTCCTTCATTACCTTCCGCCACCTCTCCTTCAACACCCCAGAAGAAGCCGCCGCCGAACGCCGCCGTCGCAAGCGTCGCCTCCGCGTTGAACCTCCGCTCTCCTCTGCCCACCGCTCTAAGCAGCAGGCACAACAGGTGGCCCCGTCAAAACCTATCCAGAACCCTAACGCCCCCAAAATCCCTGAACCCGTCACCGTACTCACCGGCAACCGCCTAAACCTCCACAACAAGATCTTAAAACTCATCCGTGAAAACGACCTTGAAGAGGCCGCTCTGTTCACGCGCCATTCCGTTTACTCCAACTGCCGCCCCACAGTTTACACCGTCAATGCCGTCTTAAACGCCCAGCTCCGCCAATCGAAATACGCTGATCTCCTCTCCCTCCACCGCTTCATTACCCTAGCCGGAATCGCCCCCAATGTGATTACCCACAATCTTATCTTCCAAACTTATCTTGATTGTAAAAAACCAGATACTGCCCTCGAACATTACAAGCAGTTTAGCAATGAGTCCCCGGTGAATCCTTCTCCCACTACTTATAGGATTTTAGTGAAAGGGTTGGTGGATAATGGTAAATTGGAGAAGGCTTTGGAAATGAAGGAAGAAATGGTGGAGAAAGGTTTGGCTCCTGACCCTGTTGTTTATAGTTATTTGATATTGGGTTGTGCCAAGAGTGGGGATTCAGATGggatttttaagctttttgaggagttaaaagagaaaaaagatggGGTTTTGGAAGATGGGGTGATTTATGGGGGTTTAATGAAAGGATATTTTATGAGGGGAATGGAGAAGGAAGCTATGGAGTGTTATGAAGAAGCTTGTGGGGAGAATTCAAAGGTTAAAATGAGTGCTGTTGCTTATAATTATGTTCTCGACGCATTAAGTAAGAATGGGAAGTTTGATGAGGCCTTAAGGTTGTTTGATAGGATGAAAAATGAGCACAGTCCTCCTAGGAGATTAGCAGTCAATTTGGGAAGCTTTAATGTGATTGCTGATGGGTATTGCGCAGAAGGTAAGTTTAAGGAAGCAATGGAGGCTTTTAGGTTAATGGGTGATTATAGATGTAGTCCGGATACTCTGTCATTTAACAATTTGATTGATCAGCTGTGTCAAAATGGACTGTTGGGTGAAGCTGAGGACCTTTATGGTGAAATGGGTGATAAGGGGGTTAACCCTGATGAGTATACTTATGTTTTACTGATGGATGCTTGTTTTAAAGTGGATAGGATTGATGATGGGGCTTCTTATTTTAGAAAGATGGTGGAGTCGGGTTTGAGGCCCAACTTGGCTGTTTATAATAGATTGGTCGATGAATTGGTTAAAGTGGGGAAGGTGGATGAGGCAAAATCATTTTATGATACGATGGTGAAAAAGCTTAAGATGGATGATGCAAGCTATAAGTTTATGATAAAAGCACTTAGCGACGTGGGGAAGTTGGATGTTGTGCTGAAAATGGTTGACGAGATGTTGGATGCTGAAAGTGTTGATTTTAATGAGGAGTTGCAGGAGTTTGTTAAAGAGGAGTTAAGAAACGAAGGGAGAGAAGAGGATTTGACAAAGCTTATGgaggagaaagagagactgAAGGCTGAAGCTAAGGCTAGAGAAATTGAGGCTGCGGAAGCAGCCAAGAGAAGTGCAAAAGCTGCTGTCTCTTCTTTACTTCCATCTAAATTGTTTGggaaaaaagaagatgaaTCTCAGTCTACTGCGGCCAATGAAAGCACCATTGAAGCTGCCTCTGAAGGTGAAGTGCAAGCACAAGATGGGAATGCAGGGCCTAGTGAGGAAGCTACTGTTATAGAGTCTGTTGCAGCAGACTCAAATTCAGTGGGTGAAGCTACTGTTGCAGATTCTGGTGCTGTTGATACAAAATCATTCTGATCAAACGTGGTAAAAAAGTGACGACAAGAACGAGAGCAGGTAAATAGCTCGATGGTTTTGCAATGAGAAAGTATCGTCTTCTGTATTCCGTTATGGACACAACATTATCTGCTTGTCCAATCAATCTATTTGTAATTAAGGGATATTGAAAAATCAGGTTTTGATTCACTTCATAGTCTCTAATTATTTGTGGGAATGCGGGTTgaataattattgaaaatagcacaacttttttcaaaaagtgCTGCAGATTATATGTTGAGCTCCCTCTTTTTAGTACAGAAATAGTGGCATAGCTTGTACTTAATGGTGGCATTAGAGGCCCCGAagagttttcttttattttggttaCCAAGGTAAAAAACTGAAGATAAAATCTTGTTGGGCTTGATAAGTACGTTTCATTTCTACAGAATTTCAAccagttttttcttttgaagttGTCGAGTCCAATCCCGAAGTGCTGAGAAATCATAAAGTTTTGAGGGTGAGCAAGGGATTTGATATGCTTTCAATTTCATTGCACCGAGTGCACATATACCCAATAGGCCAATACTTATTCCCCCAGGGTAGAGCTTctttccaagttctccttcCAACGTTTTCAAGCATCCTAGGAATTCCGTTTTTGCTTCCTCTTgcatttcttgattttgtgtGGTTATTAGTTGGTAATTGGACGAATGGGATAGGCCCTCTGTTAGCTCAGGGACTCGATTTCCTATGATCAGGCTTTTGTCAATTTGAGTAGTTAAGTTCTTTTGTAATTCTACTACTCTTCTTTCCATAGCTTGATACGTCACTAGAAGTCTTTTATctacaaaattcaaaacttgttATAATATACAagcttttgaaattaatagaatttctacttaaaaaaaaaaacattattcatagaaatagaaaaatagGACTTAACACGATGTTTGTCAACATGACTACCTATAAAAGGAAGAGGGAAGTAATGGGGATGTGTCGTTCCTAACTTCATCATTGTATTGAATGATTATCAGGGACTTGCAAATGTAGCGGACTCTTGTTGAACAGATGTTCTTCATTGGACACAGCCCATTTGTTAAACCTTCAgactaaaaatatcaaaaagcaaaaataaaaataaaatgcttGTTCTAGTTCAAGGTATTTCGGTCTCTTATTTATAGCTGCCATTCATTGAAGATGCACGTAAAGACTAGGATCAGGGACCAACCTTGGTCTCATTGCTTATATCCAAACTCCTAAAAGTTAATTCTTCTTAATAAAACAGAAAAATGGCCAGCTGAGAAGGCCATTAATAGGCGCAGTCCCTACTTTTACCGTATGAAAGTCATGAAGATTCTAATGTCATAGCTCAACCCATTTCAAAGGAATAAGCATGTTTACATAGTTGTAAACAAACAGTCCATATCTTGCTAGACTTGCAATGCAAGCAAAACACAATTAGAGGAGGGGAAAGTGACGAAAGTGATGGAGATTAGAGAGTAAAATTTTACACGGGTCATAAATCAAGCCTCCCTCATTATAACAATGAAATGATTACTCTTAGAAACCTGTTATCATCTGAGTTGCAAACATGAGAGAGATCTAACAACCAATGCATTGCCTTGGGTTCCAACTCAAATTGGCTTTATCCCCCTCTGAATCGCATGCTGCAATCCGTCTCTTACTGCACCGCACTCCGCTGGTGTACCGGTACGAAGTGCCTAGATTCAGTTTCTCCAAAGAATTTGATGTGATGGGATCAAGGTAAGTCATCTATCTGCAACGGGTTTGTAAGCCCAGTATTGTACcatatttatagctaaaatTTTGGATTGAAAAATTGCACCGCTAGAAGACTTTTGCTTTAAGTAAATTTGTAATAAGTAAAAAGACGAGAAGCAGTCTAGCAAACAACAATATTTGGGGGCTGCAGAGAAGGTGTACTGATGTTTTCATCAGTAAACATGGGGAAAGGAGCTGTTGGTTTGTTGCTACGGATGGTTTTGCAGCAATAAATGGATTTGATGGCAATCAAAGTAATAAACTGTCTTGTTTAAGATTTCCAATGTCTTGGTCTAACTGCGCAGGGGTGACCCGGAGagcatggaaaaaaaaaaaaaaaaaacctgaaACAAAAGATTTCATCAAAAAATTGCAAACTTGCAAAGCTGCACAATGAGCCagctaaaaattttataaaccaTTTAATCTGGATTTAAACCTAGATTAGAATTAGTCATTTATAGATGTTTTAGGAAAACTTCTTACTTCATCTCAAGCTGGCACATTTTGAAACATCACCAAGCGTAAACAGCTAGAATGACAGGATGAATGAGCTATAGTCAAACTGGTGCATCAGTAAATGGTCATATTATTGCAAACACAAGGTTAGGGAAGAAAATATACTTATTAAACATTTCATAGAAGCTGAAAACTTTTCAAGCCTTCTGAAAACTTCCATCCATTATAACATACCAGAAAGGGTTGGCAGAGGTAGAACACACAGCAGAAAGCGTTCAAAACAAATCAAGTAAAAGTCATCAAAATCAATTCTCTCAGCTACATAAGTTGGGTATGCACACACCAGCATCTGGATTTTGTTGTTCCTTCCATATCCTTCCAGTAACCCTAAGCTTTAGCTCCTTCCTGTCCCCACCAGAGAAGAAAAGTGCCATGTTACGTTGAATAATTAGACCATCATGGCTGTCCCTGACTTTCCGGTGACTATCACGGATGCTACGTGGAGTACCTTCCCATATAAGTTTCCGGCCATTTGCTCCAACCTCAAGGCTGTAGCTATAGTTCCTAGCCTCAATCTCATCACCCATGAAACGTAGAAATGCCATGTAGACTGGGGCCATGCCCAGCTGGAAGGCTTCAAAGTGAAGGCAGAAATATTGACCAAAACAATGGAAGACCTGACAAAGAGCAGATAAGACTTTCAGGCTCATTTTTTGGAAGATAATGACAGACCAGAGAATTTTATTTCTAGGAGAAAAtagtgtttctttttttcccccCTTTTCGATGACAGAAGGATGTAATGCGGTTTTCTTCAGCTTGTTACAATCTACCCCATTGTATATGACCAtccatgaaatttcttattaaaagATGTCATGGCTGAACAATAGGgcactttttattttttctaacatgTAGTGGGCCATTTATTCAATGGTTTATAAAATGGTAAATGCtgtataaaaattacaaaacttACTGTTAGCATCCAAGTAGCATTTTCCACTTCACGGGGGTTGGACTTCACATAACGATGGTTAAATGTGCAGCCAGTGTGCATGTCCACCTTGTGGTCATCCCTCAGATGGGCAACCAGGAAAGGAATATCCCCAACAACAGAACACTCTGATCCAGCATATGGACAACTGTATGGTCTGTAGTTGCAAATTGCCTCATGTTTGAGTTTGCTGTAATAGGGAAAGATTTCTGGGCATCCTAAATTGTAGTATTTGCAAGGCAATTCAAGGGATTCTGCCACCTTCTCCAATGCTAAACATCTAATATCACCAAGTTCCTGTCTACAAGTGGGGCACCGGTTGTGTACCCTTGTTTTACATGTAGAACAAAGTGTATGTCCATTGTGGCACTGCAAAAAGCTGTATTGTTAAAGAGAGCAGTTTACCTTCTATTATTTACAAATACCAAGATTAAGCtcagaaaaattttaaattccttctcattgttattatttttcttaaggttttaAAAGGATATTGCAATTAACCATTATTAACAAGCACTGAAGTTTATTATCATGATTCTTCACTCTTATATCATCTACCATTGCTATCTaatcaaacaagaaattaGAGATCTCAGGGTTCCACTCCAACATCTCCTAtataaaagcaagaaaaaacaagaacatTCAAACTATCCCAATATTTTTTGTCTCTCTATTTGTTAAAGAACAACAGTTCAACAAGCAAACTTCCAAATCCAAAAAACATCCTGCACCAATCTGAAATATTTCTTGAAAGGATTCTCAATTTAAAAAGTAACTGATTCTCCCCTTTAGAGTGCAGCTTGCCCTTTTCCCTCGCCATCTATCTTGGTGAAGTTTGCAggcaaaaacttaaaactatTTCCAAGTTTTCCCTGAAAACTTGAATCAAGTGCTTAGGAATTGATTTACTACACTGTCCATGTAGCACTTCTTAAGGGAAATTACTATTccaatatctaaaaataaccACCTCACTATCAAACTCAAACATGCAATCTAACagttttttttctcacagaaAATATAAGCCACGACTTGGTGCTTCCACACAGCGACTGCGTATTAGCAGCAAATCAATCCGATAATGGCTAAATCCAGTTTAAAACAAAACTCACAATCCTCTATCTACATATGTTACATCATACGTAGTCCATCATTCCTTTCAAGGCATGAACACAAAactaatttcaattttacaaACCATGCTTATGACAAATTCATAACATTAATGAAGAGCTCTGATTTCGACCACAGCATGCTAAAGCAATATGTATAAAAATCTATAATTcatgttaaaattgaaaagaaaccATAATATAGACAATGCTTTccataataacaataataaaaaataaagcgGGGCTTAAAAAGGAATCTAAACTTAAATCCAACCCagaaaaaatctcaaatcaatttctttcttagcAACATGAAATAAACGAAATCCCACAGAAATGCACAGCAAATCTATTCAAACACtcgataaaaaatttttttttgaacaaaatcagccaaaaataccaaaattaaCAACAACGAAAGAAATGAGAAACCCCCAAAATTGATATACAAAAAAAGCATGGTGAAAACAGACCTGATGAATTGGTGGGTACATAGAATTGGTACAAACAGGGCATTCTAACAATTCATGGACGCTGGTAGCCGGAGCGATCGCCGTAGGACCCACAATATTGTTGATGCTATTAGCATTGGCGGTGTTGTTGGTGCCATTGTGAGGCTTTGAAGATGAGAATTGATGGTGGCCCTGATGAGGGTGTGGATGGTGCAGATTATGGTGATGGATCTCATCCTCATCCATTCCATCTGTGGATGACACACACTCAATACTATCCAACTCCATTCATACACTCCACCCAAAATCTCAGAttactatttatttaaaaCAGACCCAAAACTACAAAGAAATTTACAAAATGAACGGTGAACCCCCAGTCCCAcccctaatttttttttttttttgtcttttcctgtctctcttcttcttctctctaaattttctctttcttttcctttctctctcacctttttttttttgtctgaaTTCCAGAatagaggaagaagaagagagggagagaagagaaaagggATGATGAGAGAAAAGATTTGGGAGAGAAAAGACGGATTCCAAAGAACCAAACAGGCCCGCTTTTCTCTCTCGTTAAAAAGAGGTTCTTTTCTTCGTTggctcttttttctctttcattttttctttaatttttgttttttgtttttgttggtAACACAAAGTCATAAATTTAACATAACATAACacctttcttttctatttctttctcCCTCTATCTCACGTCTATCTacagtctctctctctctctctctctcttccaaCATTTGGGTTCAAAGTTTACAGATACAGAGcttgaaattcaagttttcaacgGGTAGATGGAGAAGAATCAAACGGTACTGATTGGGTTAGGATTATTATAGagataaataaacaaaagagaaCAAGACACAACaaatatgataaattttatttttgtgaaaaaCAGTTTTAAGGCAaacatataattattattattattattattatgcgGTTTGCTTTGCTCCATCTACTCTACTCTACTCTACTCCACTCCACTTATTAACAAGAGTTTAGTATTTGGATATTTCGTATGTACTCAGTTTCTTAAGCATGTATATATGGCAAAAGGAGAACAATGGCAACtcatttatttctcttttgtgTCCTTTTTTGATAGGTAGAAGTCATGTCAGTATAATAATTCTACTAGTTTAAAATTTGCTAAAACAAAGTAATAATGAGGCATTATAAGTTTGTGCATTATAATACGGGCGTTGAGGTTACTCTGCAACTGCGTGATTATTGATAACCTTATTCCCATCGTGGCACAAATCATGACTTGGTGAGGGCGAAGGGTGTGCAATCGATGCCAGACATGAATCATGATTTAATTGGGTTTGCAATCAATACCACCTTATGTGTATTTATCCATAAATAGCGCTCATACAACACTGAATTTCAGTCACTGCATTACTGATATAGCTGAACTGAGGTCAATCAATATCCATAGGGAATGGGGTTGCTTGCTAATAAGGTAAATTAAAACTGCATGTTTCCAAGAAATGATAGTAATTGCATGTATCATCTATTAAATTAATGTGAGCTTATTCTGTACAATGAAGTTACATCTACAATTTCATCAAATTGATCACATGCTGGCAACTACTGAAGGCAGCTCCGTTTCCACCTCAGGCTCCCCATCCGATCCCTCCGCGGTTGTCTGCAACACAGAATTGTAAGTATTACCTCCTCATCTAAACGCAAAAATCAGATACAAATGTACCCAAAGTCGTATATACCTCCAAGTCCTTCGATTTTTGTTGTGAAAGGTATCGGTCCAATGCACCTTTACCATAAAGAATCTTAGCCCCAGTTCCACGGCCTTCAGATCCAACGGCCTCCTCATCAACTACTACTGCATCTATTACATCATCACCAGTCCTGACATCTGGAATCTGCAAGTAGAGATATaataaaatccatgaaaatAAAGTTGCATGTCTCTTAAAAGCAATTGGTCCACAACTAAATTGGATTCAAAGAGTCACCAGACGAAACAGAGATATAATCTAACCTAGTGACACCTTGCTCTAAATTGAATGTAGGCAGATGTTCATGTTTGTTTACCCCCAAAACCAAACGTTTAGCTAAACTTTCTGCTGGATTTTGC
This window encodes:
- the LOC18605770 gene encoding pentatricopeptide repeat-containing protein At3g49240, producing MALSKPTFLTHLQNLAKRHHRSPPSFITFRHLSFNTPEEAAAERRRRKRRLRVEPPLSSAHRSKQQAQQVAPSKPIQNPNAPKIPEPVTVLTGNRLNLHNKILKLIRENDLEEAALFTRHSVYSNCRPTVYTVNAVLNAQLRQSKYADLLSLHRFITLAGIAPNVITHNLIFQTYLDCKKPDTALEHYKQFSNESPVNPSPTTYRILVKGLVDNGKLEKALEMKEEMVEKGLAPDPVVYSYLILGCAKSGDSDGIFKLFEELKEKKDGVLEDGVIYGGLMKGYFMRGMEKEAMECYEEACGENSKVKMSAVAYNYVLDALSKNGKFDEALRLFDRMKNEHSPPRRLAVNLGSFNVIADGYCAEGKFKEAMEAFRLMGDYRCSPDTLSFNNLIDQLCQNGLLGEAEDLYGEMGDKGVNPDEYTYVLLMDACFKVDRIDDGASYFRKMVESGLRPNLAVYNRLVDELVKVGKVDEAKSFYDTMVKKLKMDDASYKFMIKALSDVGKLDVVLKMVDEMLDAESVDFNEELQEFVKEELRNEGREEDLTKLMEEKERLKAEAKAREIEAAEAAKRSAKAAVSSLLPSKLFGKKEDESQSTAANESTIEAASEGEVQAQDGNAGPSEEATVIESVAADSNSVGEATVADSGAVDTKSF
- the LOC18605771 gene encoding E3 ubiquitin-protein ligase SINAT5; this translates as MELDSIECVSSTDGMDEDEIHHHNLHHPHPHQGHHQFSSSKPHNGTNNTANANSINNIVGPTAIAPATSVHELLECPVCTNSMYPPIHQCHNGHTLCSTCKTRVHNRCPTCRQELGDIRCLALEKVAESLELPCKYYNLGCPEIFPYYSKLKHEAICNYRPYSCPYAGSECSVVGDIPFLVAHLRDDHKVDMHTGCTFNHRYVKSNPREVENATWMLTVFHCFGQYFCLHFEAFQLGMAPVYMAFLRFMGDEIEARNYSYSLEVGANGRKLIWEGTPRSIRDSHRKVRDSHDGLIIQRNMALFFSGGDRKELKLRVTGRIWKEQQNPDAGVCIPNLCS